From a region of the Sander lucioperca isolate FBNREF2018 chromosome 8, SLUC_FBN_1.2, whole genome shotgun sequence genome:
- the rnf17 gene encoding RING finger protein 17 translates to MMDRGDNPSAVTCTLCGEAYTLPEDEVDGNLPRALLCAHIYCTSCLLSIQCDSVIRCPECEVESNLPEGGVFGLQEDSRIIGLIYTSKMNKMKRYEMLKNRKRNKLSPSTDNNANTKHVEQPADIKDIERAVDEALVRAAENHALLDHIHESLTTGLAEQVKRERARLEIAIKQAADKALHAIQNWRDEQLIQLPKLEEQFSTSRAEVCCVQERIKALDIAMQMAREVRRVPFLEQYCTLDKVLETLHAPVDNESFDMKCITMDSGMSCVFLSEGGNQSLSLSLMMEFSNPKNLSESLPTDVQHGNSNRKSPWQSAKGSNRNCILPSRNKLPTPQNQDQESPGANSALSRGSSPSPTPRRRPNLSCHNSASDHETPDVIVEELLIEEQENALPPTGPELANDKWRIQRRRKNVMLSNKRNGTQWVVVSHIVNPNHFYIRYLAEKRDSEILSMKIQYFCNQRSSYFTSSHMVETGSMIFAKCKKDHWCRASVAEVLRKGCVEAVKVCPATELASIRVFFLDYGFCKILTIQSEEGNTESALKAVNNCLRKVDELVNVELQNVVPQAIRCSLKDLIPYDLTKGWGKEAQVEFQSVVGSAAVEMRPLGQDRDSLLVDLRKSPMDQSSDVPISVREFLVFIEVARFYSPVKLGRRPLQYYPRDYPKFNTELNAVVSHINNPSDFYIQLVDNMESMLLSVKLQECYNATSVAGEDDLNIYCPVIEQACVARYDDKLWYRALVIGHPGGRKVEVQYVDFGNKDILSVSDLRKIKDEFFALPSMAIHCSLSDVIPLDGKTWSDACCNRFISLAHQKPVTVVATGTVPKTEPLPVKLFESSLNGPLANIAELLVKEELASFKEGLEYKYARLPGDESAIWDPPLELGNTCGVDASDQKNPGQQSEELLEVQSQLKLPDQLKDLKVTVSHVNSPSSFYVQLSQYKSQLKRMCELVKDTCAHMEPQDVVWKSDMSCAAHINGVWERGQICSDVTSSNIAEVMRCDHGNTVKLDISCLRPLPLSLTGSLALECTLTDIRPAGGRATWTATACDIFANYLTGASAVMTIKELTDERPVPVTLFCPNRMGQLVNIADFLASEGLALKERKPRDAVIQKSKETDPKSAVSETKTGGSDGENKNTPPMPLISLPSPSSLVSTPAIPRPSPRTIMSAQKVQTQLYQPPELPCLSHIQITVTAIGEDGLIYTRTQNAEYQLEQLRERIQQSMKTLPKQKPYTWKSVLGCSVIGPDMLWYRGQLLEVLGGHVKVQYVDYGLVESIPVVHVYPRLLCDDIPQLCMPCQLHSINPIGGKWQQDALALLREVLLDRSVDMQVMELPTDPRGPLKVMLFLDRLSLSRILCHHEHASIDRTVSTQEDTEMSPALLLDDWDINTEGLEDPEVLGPFIYPNLPQEGERFQVTVKHLLTPNKLFLWPLEGEADVEVDGETLEKALARINENRYGLQRLTNFCQGYPCLAEYSDGKYYRAKLIEFASIEPLMLLVQHVDFGSDDTLPTSKLRQMPAKLLRFPSRALKVKVAGFKSPSVNINKNEKVLPYSPGWTVKAAYEMIDMLHGQITASVVARDPKLTVLLYNEKEELVHLPLVSSGLAEFE, encoded by the exons ATGATGGACAGAGGCGACAACCCCAGCGCTGTCACTTGCACGTTGTGTGGCGAGGCATATACTCTGCCTG aggATGAAGTTGACGGCAACCTCCCTCGTGCGCTTTTATGTGCCCACATCTACTGCACATCTTGCCTGCTGTCCATTCAATGTGACAGTGTCATTAGATGTCCAGAGTGTGAG GTTGAGTCAAACCTTCCTGAAGGTGGGGTGTTTGGCCTACAGGAAGATAGCAGAATCATTGGCCTCATCTACACTTCTAAAATGAACAAGATGAAAAG GTATGAGATGTTAAAGAATCGCAAAAGGAACAAGTTATCACCATCCACAGACAATAACGCCAATACCAAGCATGTGGAGCAG CCTGCTGATATTAAGGACATTGAGAGGGCGGTGGATGAGGCGTTGGTCCGAGCTGCAGAAAATCATGCCCTTCTGGACCACATCCATGAG TCTCTGACGACTGGTCTGGCAGAAcaggtgaagagagagagagctcggCTGGAGATTGCGATCAAGCAAGCTGCAGACAAGGCTTTACATGCTATTCAAAATTG GAGGGATGAGCAGTTGATTCAGCTGCCAAAACTGGAGGAACAATTCTCCACCAGTCGAGCAGAGGTGTGCTGTGTCCAGGAGAGGATAAAGGCCCTAGACATTGCCATGCAAATGGCCAGAGAAGTACGCCGTGTCCCCTTCCTGGAGCAGTACTGTACTCTGGATAAG GTTCTGGAGACGTTGCATGCTCCTGTGGATAACGAGTCCTTTGATATGAAATGCATTACTATGGATTCTGGAATGAG CTGTGTTTTCCTGTCAGAAGGTGGGAACCAGAGTTTGTCATTGTCTCTGATGATGGAATTCAGCAACCCAAAGAA CTTGTCCGAGTCTCTACCCACAGACGTCCAGCATGGCAACTCCAACAGAAAGTCCCCCTGGCAAAGTGCAAAGGGCAGTAACAGAAACTGTATCTTACCCAGTCGCAACAAGCTCCCCACCCCACAAAACCAGGACCAGGAGAGCCCAGGAGCTAACAGTGCGTTGTCGCGAGGCTCCTCTCCTAGCCCTACACCTCGTCGCAGGCCCAACCTTTCTTGCCACAACTCGGCCTCAGATCATGAAACTCCAGATGTTATTGTTGAGGAGCTTTTAATCGAGGAACAAGAGAACG CTCTCCCACCCACTGGCCCTGAGCTGGCTAATGACAAATGGAGAATCCAGAGGAGAAGGAAAAATGTGATGTTGAGCAATAAGAGAAATG GCACCCAGTGGGTGGTTGTTTCCCACATTGTGAATCCAAATCACTTCTACATCCGCTACTTGGCTGAGAAGAGGGACAGTGAGATCCTATCTATGAAGATCCAATACTTCTGCAACCAACGCAGTTCTTACTTCACTTCTAGTCATATGGTGGAGAccg GCTCCATGATCTTTGCCAAGTGTAAGAAGGATCACTGGTGCCGGGCCAGTGTGGCTGAAGTTTTGAGGAAAGGATGTGTGGAGGCTGTGAAAGTCTGCCCAGCCACCGAGCTGGCCAGTATCCGAGTCTTCTTCCTTGACTATGGCTTCTGCAAAATCCTCACCAtacagag TGAGGAGGGAAACACCGAGTCTGCACTGAAGGCTGTGAATAACTGCCTGAGGAAGGTGGATGAATTGGTGAATGTAGAGCTGCAAAACGTTGTTCCTCAGGCCATCAGATGTTCACTCAAGGACCTGATCCCCTATGACCTG acaaAGGGCTGGGGTAAAGAGGCGCAGGTTGAATTCCAAAGTGTGGTTGGCTCTGCAGCAGTGGAGATGCGGCCTTTGGGTCAGGACAGAGACTCTTTATTGGTGGACCTAAGGAAGTCTCCCATGGACCAATCAAGTGATGTACCCATCTCTGTCAGAGAGTTCCTTGTTTTCATTGAAGTGGCCAG GTTTTATTCTCCAGTGAAGTTGGGCAGGAGGCCCCTGCAGTACTACCCTCGTGACTATCCCAAATTCAACACAGAGCTCAATGCTGTGGTGTCCCACATCAACAACCCCTCTGACTTCTACATCCAGCTG GTTGATAACATGGAGTCTATGTTGCTCTCAGTCAAGCTCCAAGAGTGTTACAATGCGACAAGTGTGGCTGGAGAAGATGACCTCAACATCTACTGCCCTGTGATCGAACAGGCCTGTGTTGCCCGCTATGACGACAAGTTGTGGTACAGAGCTCTGGTCATAG GTCATCCAGGGGGCAGAAAAGTGGAGGTGCAGTATGTTGACTTTGGCAATAAAGATATCTTGTCAGTCAGTGACTTAAGGAAGATCAAGGATGAGTTCTTTGCCCTTCCTTCCATG GCAATCCACTGCTCTTTGTCAGATGTGATTCCTTTGGATGGCAAAACTTGGAGTGATGCTTGCTGCAACAGATTCATCAGCCTGGCTCACCAGAAACCGGTCACTGTTGTGGCTacag GAACAGTCCCTAAGACTGAGCCTCTGCCAGTCAAACTGTTTGAAAGCAGCCTAAATGGGCCACTAGCCAACATAGCTGAGCTGCTGGTCAAAGAGGAGCTGGCTTCCTTCAAAGAGGG ACTTGAGTACAAGTACGCCAGGCTCCCTGGTGATGAGTCTGCCATATGGGACCCTCCACTTGAGCTTGGCAACACATGTGGCGTTGATGCCTCGGACCAAAAAAACCCTGGACAGCAGAGTGAGGAACTGCTGGAGGTTCAGTCTCAGCTGAAGCTCCCTGATCAACTCAAAGACCTAAAAGTCACAGTCAGCCACGTCAACTCACCGAGCAGCTTCTACGTCCAGCTCAGCCAGTACAAATCTCAGCTCAAAAG GATGTGTGAGCTGGTGAAGGACACATGTGCACATATGGAGCCCCAAGATGTGGTGTGGAAATCAGACATGTCCTGTGCTGCTCACATTAACGGGGTTTGGGAGAGAGGACAGATCTGCTCTGATGTCACATCCAGCAACATTGCAGAG GTGATGCGCTGTGATCATGGCAACACAGTGAAGCTCGACATCAGCTGCCTGCGTCCCCTGCCGTTGTCCTTGACGGGTTCTCTGGCATTGGAGTGCACTCTCACTGACAtcag GCCAGCAGGAGGCAGAGCCACCTGGACGGCTACAGCCTGCGACATATTCGCCAACTACCTGACTGGAGCCTCGGCTGTTATGACCATCAAG GAGTTGACAGATGAGCGTCCAGTACCCGTCACACTGTTCTGCCCCAacagaatgggacagttggtcAACATTGCAGACTTTCTGGCCAGCGAAGGCCTCGCCCTCAAGGAAAGAAAACCAAG AGATGCTGTAATTCAAAAATCCAAAGAAACTGATCCAAAGTCTGCAGTGAGCGAGACTAAAACTGGTGGCTCTGATGGCGAGAACAAAAACACTCCCCCAATGCCTCTCATTTCTTTACCCTCCCCATCCTCCCTCGTCTCCACTCCCGCTATACCAAGACCTTCCCCCCGCACCATTATGTCTGCTCAGAAG GTGCAGACTCAGTTGTACCAACCCCCAGAGCTGCCATGCCTCAGTCACATCCAGATAACTGTTACTGCCATTGGAGAGGACGGTCTCATTTACACCAGAACACAGAATGCAG agtATCAGCTGGAGCAGCTTCGGGAGAGGATTCAGCAGAGTATGAAGACATTGCCTAAGCAGAAGCCTTACACCTGGAAGTCAGTCCTTGGGTGTTCCGTCATTGGACCTGATATGCTGTGGTATCGAGGACAGCTGCTGGAGGTGCTGGGAGGACATGTTAAG GTACAATATGTTGACTACGGCCTGGTGGAGAGCATCCCAGTGGTCCATGTGTACCCCAGGCTGCTGTGTGATGACATTCCTCAGCTCTGTATGCCCTGCCAGCTGCACAGCATCAACCCG ATTGGTGGGAAGTGGCAGCAGGATGCTTTGGCCTTGCTGAGGGAGGTGTTGCTGGACCGCTCTGTGGACATGCAAGTCATG GAGCTGCCGACTGACCCAAGGGGACCCCTCAAAGTTATGCTCTTCCTGGACAGGCTGAGCCTCAGCAGGATCCTGTGTCACCACGAACATGCCTCCATTGACCGGACTGTCTCGACACAG GAAGATACAGAGATGTCTCCTGCCCTCCTCCTGGATGATTGGGACATCAACACTGAG GGTCTAGAGGACCCAGAGGTGCTGGGGCCCTTTATCTACCCAAATCTGCCACAGGAGGGAGAACGGTTTCAGGTCACGGTCAAGCACCTGTTGACCCCCAACAAG CTGTTCCTGTGGCCTTTGGAGGGGGAAGCTGACGTGGAGGTGGATGGAGAGACTCTGGAGAAGGCTCTGGCCAGAATCAATGAAAACCGCTACGGTCTGCAACGACTCACCAACTTCTGTCAAG GCTATCCCTGTTTGGCAGAGTACAGTGATGGGAAGTACTACCGGGCCAAGCTGATCGAGTTCGCCAGCATTGAGCCCCTCATGCTCCTGGTCCAGCACGTCGACTTTGGCTCTGACGACACTCTGCCCACCAGCAA GCTGCGTCAGATGCCGGCTAAACTGCTAAGGTTTCCATCGCGGGCACTCAAGGTCAAAGTCGCTGGCTTCAAGTCTCCGAGTGTGAACATTAACAAGAATGAAAAGGTGCTGCCCTACAGCCCCGGGTGGACCGTGAAGGCGGCATATGAGATGATCGACATGTTACACGGCCAAATTACAGCCTCTGTTGTG GCCCGGGACCCAAAGCTCACAGTGCTGCTGTACAACGAGAAGGAAGAGTTGGTCCATCTGCCTCTGGTGAGCAGCGGACTGGCTGAGTTTGAGTGA